Genomic DNA from Verrucomicrobiia bacterium:
GCTGGTTGATTGGCCGCAGGCTCTGCCAAAGCCGGAGAGTTCGTGCCTTGCGCGCGCGCCTGATTCAGGCCCAGGAGGCCGGCCGCGAGGAAGCCGCCCATCCATCGGGGGAATCGTTGCTTGAGTGGCCGGCCCGGTTCCCGATTCAGGACAGCCCCAACCAGATTGCAGCGGGCATCACGCAGAGTTTCCAGTTGCTCGCGTGTTTCTCCGGCCTGTGCCGTGCCACTGGCTGTCAGCCAGAGCATATTGGGCAGATTCGACCCCAGCAGGACGGCCTCCGGAAGGCAGGCGGGGGGCAACTCGACCAGGATCACCAGGTTGTCAATTTCACGCCAGTGCTGCAGCGCCTCACGCCACTGGCAGCGCCGTTCCAGATTCCATACCCAGCCCGGCAGCGGGATATGCACCACCGGTTGGGAATTTGGCCCGATCAGTTGTTCCGTTACTTTGGCGGGCGAGGATAGGACGCTGGGGGTGATGGCGCTGGAATGGTTGTTGGTATGATTTGCTTCGGGCGCTTGAGGTTTTGGCTTTTCGGTTGGGGTAGAATCGCCGTTTGAATTGACGTGCTCAGGCGAAGGCCGGGTGGCAATGGTCAGGACCCGGAACCCGGTCATGCTGGCCGCTTCGGCCAAAAGACTGATCCAGGTCGAACGCCCCTCGCCGGGAGCCGAAGAGGTGATTCCGCAGACCAGGCCGTGATTGGCCGAGGGGCTGAGCCGGCCCTGGAGCATGGTCCAGGCGCGAAATGCCCATTGCGCGCGGTCGTGAGGTTCCATTTCGCGAAGGTTTCCCAAGGTGGTGAGCACCGGCAGTTTGGTAACCCGGGTGATATCATCGGGGGTTTTGAGCCGGTTATCCAGGAACTCGACCAGAAAAACCAGCACCAGGCTTGCCGCTAGTCCAAGGCCGCCTCCGATAAAAGTCACCAACCCTATTTTCAACCGGCGCCAGTTGTCTTTGACGGTCTTGGGTTCAGCCGCTGCATAGACGCGCACATTGCCCGGCTCATTGGCGGCATACAGTTCGGCCTCGCGTTCTCTCTTGAGCAGTTCCAAACGCCCATCTTCCAGGGCTCGCATCTTTATATGCACGATATCCAACTCCGGGCTGATTGCCTGGCCGGGCGCCGGAGGTGTCATGCCCACGGCTGCCTGTGGGGTGAATGAAGTTTGGGTCTGGTTTGTGGCAGCCTGGGCCATTTCGGAACGCAGTTGGGCGACGGCTTGTTCCTGGGCCTGCACTTTGGGATGAATATCGGTAAAATGGAGCTTGAGGTCATCAAGGTCCGCCAAAGCTTTTTGCAGCCGCTGGCTCAATTCATTGATGCGCCAATTGGTCTGCGCCAGCCGATTGGTATTGCCCAGCCCCGGGGGCACGGCAAAGAATTGCGCCTCGAGGTCCTTGATGTCTTTGTCAATCTCGGCCACTTGCTTCTGCAAGAAGTTGCTCGAAATCATTGACAACTGCCTTGCAGCCAGTTGCCGCGTATATTCCACTGCATTCGTCAGGTAAATATTAAGCAAATCGACCGCCTGACGCGGGTCGCGGGCAGCCAGTTGGACCTTGATAAGGTCCGAATCCGGATCGGGGTCCACCTTTAACTGTTTGGAAAGTGCGTCTGGCGAAATCGGCGGGAAAACCTCCTGGCCGACTTTTTTCAACAGCGAGGGATCCTGGATAAGAGCAGCAAAGGTATCGCCGGAGACGGGGGTGCCTTTAAAGGCCTCGTCCATCCCGGGAGTGTCGTAACGAATCAGTTGGGCGTTGGCGGTGAACTTGGGCCGGACGACATACCATCCCAGGAGGTAGAAGAGCCCGCCGCACAGGATCGTCCCCAGCACCAGCCAATGCCACCGTGGGGCCAGCAAATCCAGCGCAACCCACATGTTAAAGGGCTTGGAGGGACTGTGGCCGTTGGTCTGAAATGACGAGTGCCCGTTGCGTGGACTCTCTCCTGCCGAATATTCAGGTGCGGCGCCGGGATTGGGCCGGCCAAGCGGCCCGGCGTTCGCATTGAGATTATCCTTCATCAGTGATTTACGATGTCGATCTCAGTTCCGGCACAAATTGCATTCAACGAGGGCTAGCGTACAGGTTCCGCCGCTCGTTTTGTTAGTGGGTGAATACCTGAAAGGCCCTGGGGAAGACACACCAGCCGCTCCTTACTCAACAAGCTGGTGCTGCATCGCGTAGTGCATCAGCTCGGCATTGTTCCGCAATCCCATCTTTTCCAGTATGCGCGTGCGGTAGGTGCTGATGGTCTTGACGCTCAACGACAGTTCCTTCGCAATCTCGCTGACGATCTTACCCGAGGCGATCAGCCGCAGAACCTGAAACTCGCGATCCGAGAGCAATTCCTGCGGCGGCTTTTGGGTGTCGCTCGAAACATAGGTGGCTAGCTTTTCAGCCAGGGAAGTGCTCACATACCGTCCGCCCGCCAGTACTTTCTTAATCGCCCCTACCAATTCCTCCGGCGCGCTTTCTTTGGTCATGTAGCCGGAGGCGCCGCGCTTGAGCACCCGCACGGCAAATTGGTTTTCGGGGTGCATGCTCAAAACCAGCACCGGGACTTTGGGTTTGGACTTTTTAATCTCGCGCAGCACTTCCAAGCCGCTGCGGCCTGGCATCGTGATGTCAAGCACCACCACATCCCAAGTCTCTTTCCAGACCAGGTTCAGGGCTTCCTGGGCGTTGCGGGCCTCGCCGAAGGTGGCTCGTTTAAATTCTTCGGCCAGAATCTGCTTCAACCCGTGGCGCACCACGGCGTGGTCGTCGGCTAAGAGAATCTTCATGGTTTGTTTCCTGTGGCTGATACGGGTGCGCCAGTGGGATAGCAACGCTTACGCGTGTCCCTCCGCCGTGGGACAGGCGTCCGATTCGGAAAATCCCCCCAAGCAGGGCAGCCCGCTCGCGCATCCCCAGCAACCCCATCGATCTGGTATTGGACACCTCCGCTCGGGAAATGCCCCGGCCATTATCTTTGACCTCCAAGCTAATGCGCCCTTCGCCTTGCTTTAAAAAAACCTCGACGTGTGTTGCGCCCGCGTGCCGGATGATGTTCGTCAAGGTTTCCTGAAAAATTCTGAATAATGTGGTGCTCAGGTTTTGGTCGAGCTGCGGCTCGCGCACGTTGCTGTGGACTTCGCATTTGATGCCGGTTTTGGTCTGGAACTCATTGGCCTGCCATTCCAAAGCGGCCACCAGGCCCAGGTGATCGAGCACCCCCGGCCGCAGTTCGGTTGAAATCCGGCGCACAGTTTGGATGGTGGAATCAATATGAGCGGTCAAGGCGCGGGTCTTTTCCTGCAACGACTTGAGGTCCTTGGGCAGTTTATTGGCTATCCAGGACAAGTCCAATTTGCAACTCGTCAGGGCTTGCCCCAGCTCATCATGCACCTCCCGCGCGATGCGCGTCCGCTCCTCCTCGCGCACCGACTGCAGATAAACTGACAGGGCGCGCAGTTGTTTGTGCGATTCGCGCAGTTGTTCCTCTGCCCGCCGGTGTTGGGCGCGTTCCTCGGCCTCACGGAGGGCGCGATTGACCGCCGGCATCAACCGGGACAGCCGGGTCTTCAGCACATAATCCGTCGCCCCGCTCTTGAGGGTTTCTATCGCGACCTCCTCCCCCATCGTGCCGGTAACAAAAATGAACGGCGTTCCAGGGCATTGAGACAGGGCAATGCCCAGGGCATCATGGCCGTTAAAGCCCGGTAGTGAGTAGTCCGAGAGAATCAGTGTCGGCGGACGGTCTTGTAATTGCCGGACATATTCATCCTTGGTATCAACGCGCGACACCGAAAAACTCAACCCGCCTTTACGCAAGGCGAACTTGGTCAACTCGGCATCCGCCGCATCGTCTTCGAGCATTAAAATGTGAACCTCTTTCTTCAAACAAAGTCCAACAACACTACATTATACGCCAGAGCAGCGATTTGCCTAGCCGGGTCTATTGCGTTTGAACGTGAGGAGAACTTGCTCCCTGCATGATCCCGGCATGGGCGCCTCGACCACGAAATGAAAGTGGTTCAACACCAGCCAACCCGTGGACCTGCCCGGCCATTTTTTTCGCAGCCTTATCCCAGGATAACCAGGAACGGTCGCCGGTCCTCGTCGTCGT
This window encodes:
- a CDS encoding histidine kinase; amino-acid sequence: MKKEVHILMLEDDAADAELTKFALRKGGLSFSVSRVDTKDEYVRQLQDRPPTLILSDYSLPGFNGHDALGIALSQCPGTPFIFVTGTMGEEVAIETLKSGATDYVLKTRLSRLMPAVNRALREAEERAQHRRAEEQLRESHKQLRALSVYLQSVREEERTRIAREVHDELGQALTSCKLDLSWIANKLPKDLKSLQEKTRALTAHIDSTIQTVRRISTELRPGVLDHLGLVAALEWQANEFQTKTGIKCEVHSNVREPQLDQNLSTTLFRIFQETLTNIIRHAGATHVEVFLKQGEGRISLEVKDNGRGISRAEVSNTRSMGLLGMRERAALLGGIFRIGRLSHGGGTRVSVAIPLAHPYQPQETNHEDSLSRRPRRGAPRVEADSGRRI
- a CDS encoding response regulator transcription factor; this translates as MKILLADDHAVVRHGLKQILAEEFKRATFGEARNAQEALNLVWKETWDVVVLDITMPGRSGLEVLREIKKSKPKVPVLVLSMHPENQFAVRVLKRGASGYMTKESAPEELVGAIKKVLAGGRYVSTSLAEKLATYVSSDTQKPPQELLSDREFQVLRLIASGKIVSEIAKELSLSVKTISTYRTRILEKMGLRNNAELMHYAMQHQLVE
- a CDS encoding polysaccharide biosynthesis/export family protein, with translation MKDNLNANAGPLGRPNPGAAPEYSAGESPRNGHSSFQTNGHSPSKPFNMWVALDLLAPRWHWLVLGTILCGGLFYLLGWYVVRPKFTANAQLIRYDTPGMDEAFKGTPVSGDTFAALIQDPSLLKKVGQEVFPPISPDALSKQLKVDPDPDSDLIKVQLAARDPRQAVDLLNIYLTNAVEYTRQLAARQLSMISSNFLQKQVAEIDKDIKDLEAQFFAVPPGLGNTNRLAQTNWRINELSQRLQKALADLDDLKLHFTDIHPKVQAQEQAVAQLRSEMAQAATNQTQTSFTPQAAVGMTPPAPGQAISPELDIVHIKMRALEDGRLELLKREREAELYAANEPGNVRVYAAAEPKTVKDNWRRLKIGLVTFIGGGLGLAASLVLVFLVEFLDNRLKTPDDITRVTKLPVLTTLGNLREMEPHDRAQWAFRAWTMLQGRLSPSANHGLVCGITSSAPGEGRSTWISLLAEAASMTGFRVLTIATRPSPEHVNSNGDSTPTEKPKPQAPEANHTNNHSSAITPSVLSSPAKVTEQLIGPNSQPVVHIPLPGWVWNLERRCQWREALQHWREIDNLVILVELPPACLPEAVLLGSNLPNMLWLTASGTAQAGETREQLETLRDARCNLVGAVLNREPGRPLKQRFPRWMGGFLAAGLLGLNQARAQGTNSPALAEPAANQPAGSIAPDFTAQTNASFSVFNPAQRAAWERHLTLGPGDVLTLNLYGEPALTRAQVAIGPDGRVSYLEAQDVMAAGLTVDELRDKVDQALSEYRRAPHCMITPIAYRSKHYYMLGKVATKGVFVLDRPLTVLEALGRAHGLENALVDRNVFDLADFKRSFLARRGKRFALDFERLFQQGDLSQNIAIEPGDYIYLAPGDINQVYVLGEVRSPGTVDYIPTLTVVGAIAERGGYTERAFKMRVIVMRGSLSNPEKFVVNTHAILDAQAPDFKLQPKDIIFVNSRPFIKVEEAADLAATAFIQSVIASWVGVDVVQPFPLQ